One Rosa chinensis cultivar Old Blush chromosome 5, RchiOBHm-V2, whole genome shotgun sequence genomic region harbors:
- the LOC121049022 gene encoding uncharacterized protein LOC121049022 isoform X1, producing the protein MITTTLSAEALTWVIGCQTSMEVWVTLKQRYAIISESPVMKLKRNLPSIHKGCDSIDKYLLRFKSIRDQLAVAGVCISDQDAKALILAGLPSEYGHTRQIIRAKDNIELEEVRCLLLSAEYEIELEHKAMGLSPLAAMMAHNYGISGGNVSLPCESQGMQGTPYNCSIATGSYSNAYNGSIMPNCVTQFSAYNAVPSNAIPQIGYVPPMTTNTGFMNTYGMTPFNVCMNVWKEPCDIVQPTVYNVEQGLKASPDSKISDGRCGPADNALGSLKDAVVEEVSCEIGSTVVDNNGKGPGATSSFLDDPKYPEEMSGGESCHLQKCCPEVKPVGKTEDVIKAAPGASVGESLSLVTLIAKDLVESASHRLVPSHPYSAITTSQKTTSSTSRSSGCMAQYNSGNGGTYL; encoded by the coding sequence ATGATCACAACTACACTTTCTGCAGAAGCTTTGACTTGGGTAATCGGTTGTCAAACATCTATGGAGGTATGGGTTACTCTCAAGCAAAGATATGCTATAATTTCAGAATCTCCTgtcatgaaattgaaaagaaatttgCCATCTATTCACAAAGGGTGTGATAGTATTGACAAGTATTTGCTGCGTTTTAAATCAATTAGAGATCAATTGGCTGTTGCTGGGGTGTGTATTTCTGATCAAGATGCTAAAGCTCTTATTCTTGCTGGATTACCTAGTGAATATGGCCACACAAGACAAATCATAAGGGCTAAAGATAATATAGAGTTGGAAGAAGTTAGGTGTTTGTTGCTTTCTGCTGAGTATGAGATTGAATTAGAACACAAAGCAATGGGTTTATCTCCTTTAGCTGCTATGATGGCTCACAATTATGGCATTTCTGGTGGAAATGTATCTTTACCATGTGAATCTCAAGGGATGCAAGGTACTCCGTATAATTGTTCTATTGCTACTGGGTCTTATTCAAATGCTTATAATGGTTCTATCATGCCTAATTGTGTCACTCAGTTCAGTGCATATAATGCCGTTCCTAGCAATGCAATACCTCAAATTGGGTATGTACCTCCAATGACCACCAATACTGGATTTATGAATACATATGGTATGACTCCTTTTAATGTTTGTATGAATGTTTGGAAGGAGCCTTGTGATATAGTGCAGCCTACGGTTTATAATGTGGAACAGGGATTGAAAGCATCACCTGACTCTAAAATAAGTGATGGCAGATGTGGTCCTGCTGATAATGCTCTAGGATCTTTAAAAGATGCAGTTGTGGAGGAGGTTTCCTGTGAGATTGGCAGCACTGTTGTAGATAATAATGGTAAAGGCCCTGGTGCAACGTCCAGCTTCCTTGATGATCCAAAATATCCTGAAGAGATGTCAGGTGGTGAGAGCTGTCACTTACAGAAGTGTTGTCCTGAGGTCAAGCCTGTAGGCAAAACAGAAGATGTGATTAAGGCTGCACCAGGTGCCTCCGTTGGTGAAAGCCTCTCTTTGGTAACTTTAATTGCAAAGGATCTGGTTGAATCTGCATCTCATAGGCTTGTTCCAAGTCATCCATACTCTGCCATTACTACCTCACAGAAGACTACATCTTCAACAAGTAGATCAAGTGGTTGTATGGCTCAATATAATAGTGGAAATGGTGGTACATACTTATAG
- the LOC121049022 gene encoding uncharacterized protein LOC121049022 isoform X2 — MGLSPLAAMMAHNYGISGGNVSLPCESQGMQGTPYNCSIATGSYSNAYNGSIMPNCVTQFSAYNAVPSNAIPQIGYVPPMTTNTGFMNTYGMTPFNVCMNVWKEPCDIVQPTVYNVEQGLKASPDSKISDGRCGPADNALGSLKDAVVEEVSCEIGSTVVDNNGKGPGATSSFLDDPKYPEEMSGGESCHLQKCCPEVKPVGKTEDVIKAAPGASVGESLSLVTLIAKDLVESASHRLVPSHPYSAITTSQKTTSSTSRSSGCMAQYNSGNGGTYL; from the coding sequence ATGGGTTTATCTCCTTTAGCTGCTATGATGGCTCACAATTATGGCATTTCTGGTGGAAATGTATCTTTACCATGTGAATCTCAAGGGATGCAAGGTACTCCGTATAATTGTTCTATTGCTACTGGGTCTTATTCAAATGCTTATAATGGTTCTATCATGCCTAATTGTGTCACTCAGTTCAGTGCATATAATGCCGTTCCTAGCAATGCAATACCTCAAATTGGGTATGTACCTCCAATGACCACCAATACTGGATTTATGAATACATATGGTATGACTCCTTTTAATGTTTGTATGAATGTTTGGAAGGAGCCTTGTGATATAGTGCAGCCTACGGTTTATAATGTGGAACAGGGATTGAAAGCATCACCTGACTCTAAAATAAGTGATGGCAGATGTGGTCCTGCTGATAATGCTCTAGGATCTTTAAAAGATGCAGTTGTGGAGGAGGTTTCCTGTGAGATTGGCAGCACTGTTGTAGATAATAATGGTAAAGGCCCTGGTGCAACGTCCAGCTTCCTTGATGATCCAAAATATCCTGAAGAGATGTCAGGTGGTGAGAGCTGTCACTTACAGAAGTGTTGTCCTGAGGTCAAGCCTGTAGGCAAAACAGAAGATGTGATTAAGGCTGCACCAGGTGCCTCCGTTGGTGAAAGCCTCTCTTTGGTAACTTTAATTGCAAAGGATCTGGTTGAATCTGCATCTCATAGGCTTGTTCCAAGTCATCCATACTCTGCCATTACTACCTCACAGAAGACTACATCTTCAACAAGTAGATCAAGTGGTTGTATGGCTCAATATAATAGTGGAAATGGTGGTACATACTTATAG